A genomic segment from Paraburkholderia hayleyella encodes:
- the dut gene encoding dUTP diphosphatase, with protein sequence MKLDLKILDARMRDLLPAYATAGSAGLDLRACLDEPLMLPPGGTTLVPTGLAIHLADPGYAALILPRSGLGHKYGIVLGNLVGLIDSDYQGQLMVSTWNRSAEPFTLNPMERLAQLVIVPVVQAQFNIVEDFAESERGAGGFGSTGKQ encoded by the coding sequence ATGAAACTCGATCTGAAAATTCTCGACGCGCGCATGCGCGATCTGCTGCCCGCCTACGCCACGGCCGGCAGCGCTGGGCTTGATCTGCGGGCCTGTCTCGATGAGCCGTTGATGCTGCCACCGGGCGGCACGACGCTCGTGCCCACGGGATTGGCGATTCATCTCGCCGATCCCGGCTATGCCGCGCTGATCCTGCCGCGCTCAGGGCTCGGACATAAATACGGAATCGTGCTTGGCAATCTGGTCGGTCTAATCGATTCAGATTACCAGGGCCAGTTGATGGTCTCCACCTGGAACCGCAGCGCTGAGCCGTTCACGCTCAACCCAATGGAGCGCCTCGCGCAACTCGTGATCGTGCCAGTGGTGCAGGCGCAATTCAATATCGTCGAGGATTTCGCTGAGAGCGAGCGCGGCGCGGGCGGTTTTGGCAGCACCGGCAAGCAATAA